A segment of the Deltaproteobacteria bacterium genome:
GTATGACCAGATTGACAAGGCGCCTGAGGAGAGGGAGCGAGGGATCACGATAGCGACGGCGCATGTGGAGTACGAGAGTGAGAAGAGACACTATGCGCATGTGGACTGTCCGGGGCATGCCGACTATGTGAAGAACATGATTACGGGGGCGGCGCAGATGGACGGTGCGATATTGGTGGTA
Coding sequences within it:
- a CDS encoding 50S ribosome-binding GTPase, which gives rise to MSKEKFNRSKPHANVGTIGHVDHGKTTLTAAITKVLAKKGFAQFMAYDQIDKAPEERERGITIATAHVEYESEKRHYAHVDCPGHADYVKNMITGAAQMDGAILVV